Sequence from the Salinicoccus sp. Bachu38 genome:
ACAAGGCATTCAGCAGGCAAAAGGCGGTCGACACTGTTACATTGACTGTCACTTCAGGTACCATCCATGGCCTTCTCGGCTCCAATGGCGCAGGCAAGACCACTTTTATGAAACTGCTCAGCGGCATCTATAAGCCGGATGCGGGAGAGGTGCTGTACGATGGTGCTCCTGTATTCGAGAATCCTGACATCAAGGATGATGTACTGTTCATCAATGACATCCCCTACTTTTTCAATGGTGCAACGCTGGAGTCCATGGCACGGTTCTACAGATCGATGTATCCCAGATGGTCGACCAGCCGTTTTGAACAACTTTCAAAACATTTCAGCCTTGATGTGAAAAAGCCGCTCTCGCAGCTCTCCAAAGGAATGAAAAGGCAGGCGTCGTTCGTCCTGGCGTTCTCTGCACGACCGAAGGTTCTGCTGCTGGATGAGCCGTTTGACGGGCTTGATCCAATCATCCGCCGCCAGGTGAAGAACATCA
This genomic interval carries:
- a CDS encoding ABC transporter ATP-binding protein, coding for MNLETRQLDKAFSRQKAVDTVTLTVTSGTIHGLLGSNGAGKTTFMKLLSGIYKPDAGEVLYDGAPVFENPDIKDDVLFINDIPYFFNGATLESMARFYRSMYPRWSTSRFEQLSKHFSLDVKKPLSQLSKGMKRQASFVLAFSARPKVLLLDEPFDGLDPIIRRQVKNIMMQDIANHDMTVIASSHNLREMEDLCDSVSIMHQGKLLFHRELNEVKGSHCKLQIAFDTLPDERFYREMGVVHREVKGRVITCIIKGDMKHIEEKVTKYHPLMYDILPLSLEEIFAYEMGEKGYEISNIIVE